The proteins below come from a single Pseudomonas chlororaphis genomic window:
- a CDS encoding diguanylate cyclase, whose translation MECAQPTLGEDNSVLLIVDDYPENLLSMRALLQRQDWQVMTAASGVEALNLLLEHDIDLVLLDVQMPDMDGFEVARLMRGSQRTRLTPIIFLTANEQSQDAVIKGYASGAVDYLFKPFDPQILKPKVQALLEHQRNRRALQRLSQDLEAARAFNASVLDNAAEGILVVDESGCIRFANPSTCRLLNATAEQLQGLPMLDFLQKPHIPDWADSDIFAAYCRGQTLRLHDAVLRTAPGQQVSVALSCAPLPAEQKAMVVTLQDMSVVRHLHQQLEYQAVTDPLTGLLNRRGFYQTAENLLMRSERLESNWVLLYLDLDGFKRVNDLLGHDAGDRVLRWVSEQLKACLRPFDILARLGGDEFTALLDLEFPEQAAKIAEKLIERVAICQQIEGMDVALGASIGIATYPDCGANLDGLLRASDIAMYEAKRAGRQQYRFYDHEMNGRARSRLMLEESVRSAIENREFNLVYQPQVSIGDGRIRGFEALLRWQHPSVGDVPPGLFLPLLEEARLISRLGSWIYHRSGAQRKVWERRFPDDLVLGVSLSSTQFGMPNLVTELRQVLERHALKPRQLEVEVTEDALVRNPDETQKQLRLLRHLGVRVALDDFGSGPCSLVHLRDLELDTLKLDRHLIARLPGSPRDAALAASVIELCLQLGLRVIAEGVETAEQYQWLKAHGCEFVQGFLVARPLVADDTDAFAEPFDWSAIRH comes from the coding sequence ATGGAATGCGCGCAACCTACGCTTGGCGAAGACAACTCTGTCCTTTTGATTGTTGATGACTACCCCGAAAACCTGCTCAGCATGCGAGCGTTACTGCAGCGTCAGGATTGGCAGGTGATGACGGCGGCCTCGGGTGTCGAGGCCCTCAACCTGCTGCTCGAACACGACATCGATCTGGTGCTGCTGGATGTGCAGATGCCCGACATGGACGGTTTCGAGGTGGCGCGCCTGATGCGCGGTAGCCAACGCACGCGGCTCACGCCGATCATCTTCCTGACCGCCAACGAACAATCCCAGGACGCGGTGATCAAGGGTTATGCCAGTGGCGCCGTGGATTACCTGTTCAAGCCCTTCGACCCGCAGATTCTCAAGCCCAAGGTCCAGGCGTTGCTGGAGCATCAGCGCAATCGCCGAGCCTTGCAGCGCCTGAGCCAGGACCTGGAAGCGGCCCGGGCCTTCAACGCTTCGGTGCTGGATAACGCCGCCGAAGGGATCCTGGTGGTGGATGAGAGCGGCTGCATCCGCTTCGCCAATCCGTCCACCTGCCGACTGCTCAACGCGACGGCTGAGCAGTTGCAAGGGCTGCCGATGCTGGATTTCCTGCAAAAACCCCACATTCCCGATTGGGCCGATTCCGATATCTTCGCGGCCTATTGCCGTGGGCAGACCTTGCGCCTGCATGATGCCGTATTGCGCACGGCGCCGGGCCAGCAGGTGTCGGTGGCGTTGTCCTGTGCACCGCTGCCGGCAGAGCAGAAGGCCATGGTGGTGACACTGCAGGACATGTCGGTGGTGCGTCACCTGCACCAGCAACTCGAATACCAGGCGGTCACGGACCCGCTGACCGGCTTGCTCAACCGGCGAGGGTTCTACCAGACCGCAGAAAACCTGCTGATGCGCAGCGAGCGACTGGAAAGCAACTGGGTGCTGCTGTACCTGGACCTCGACGGCTTCAAGCGGGTCAATGACCTGCTCGGCCATGACGCCGGCGATCGGGTGCTGCGCTGGGTCTCGGAACAGTTGAAGGCGTGCCTGCGGCCCTTCGACATCCTTGCCCGCCTGGGGGGCGACGAGTTCACCGCGCTGCTGGACCTGGAGTTTCCGGAGCAGGCGGCCAAGATCGCCGAGAAGCTCATCGAGCGCGTCGCGATCTGCCAGCAGATCGAGGGCATGGACGTGGCGCTCGGGGCCAGCATCGGCATCGCGACGTACCCCGACTGCGGCGCCAACCTCGATGGCCTGCTGCGTGCCTCCGACATTGCCATGTACGAGGCCAAGCGCGCCGGTCGCCAGCAATACCGTTTTTACGATCACGAAATGAACGGTCGAGCCCGTTCACGGTTGATGCTCGAAGAAAGCGTGCGCTCGGCCATCGAGAACCGTGAGTTCAACCTGGTCTATCAACCCCAGGTCAGCATCGGCGACGGGCGCATCCGTGGCTTCGAGGCGTTACTGCGCTGGCAGCATCCGAGCGTCGGCGACGTGCCGCCCGGGCTGTTCCTGCCGTTGCTGGAGGAGGCGCGGTTGATCAGTCGACTGGGCAGTTGGATCTACCATCGCAGCGGCGCCCAGCGCAAAGTCTGGGAGCGCAGGTTCCCGGACGACCTGGTGCTGGGGGTGAGCCTGAGCAGCACCCAGTTCGGCATGCCCAACCTGGTGACCGAGCTGCGCCAGGTGCTGGAGCGCCATGCCTTGAAGCCCCGGCAACTGGAGGTCGAGGTGACGGAAGATGCGCTGGTGCGCAACCCCGACGAAACCCAGAAGCAACTGCGGCTGCTGCGTCACCTCGGGGTGCGGGTGGCGCTGGATGATTTCGGTTCGGGGCCGTGCTCGCTGGTGCACCTGCGCGACCTGGAGCTCGACACCCTCAAGCTCGACCGGCACCTGATCGCCCGCCTGCCCGGTTCGCCGCGGGATGCGGCACTGGCCGCGTCGGTGATCGAGTTGTGCCTGCAGCTGGGCTTGCGGGTGATTGCCGAAGGGGTGGAGACCGCCGAGCAGTACCAGTGGCTCAAGGCCCATGGCTGCGAGTTCGTGCAGGGCTTCCTGGTGGCGCGGCCATTGGTGGCCGACGACACCGATGCCTTTGCCGAGCCGTTCGACTGGAGCGCGATCAGGCACTGA
- a CDS encoding metal-dependent hydrolase, with protein sequence MTALKYLQAYPPALQAQVQQLIAQDRLGDYLQQRYPERHAIQSDKALYGYALELKQQYLRNAPAIDKVLFDNRLDLTHRALGLHTTVSRVQGGKLKAKKEIRIAALFKEAAPEFLRMIVVHELAHFKESDHNKAFYQLCEHMLPGYHQLEFDLRVYLTWRDLQPHKE encoded by the coding sequence ATGACCGCGCTCAAGTACCTCCAGGCCTATCCGCCCGCCCTGCAAGCTCAGGTGCAGCAACTGATCGCCCAGGATCGCCTGGGCGACTACCTGCAACAGCGCTATCCCGAACGGCATGCGATCCAGAGCGACAAGGCCCTGTATGGCTACGCGCTGGAGCTCAAGCAGCAGTACCTGCGTAATGCGCCGGCCATCGACAAGGTGCTGTTCGACAATCGCCTGGACCTGACCCACCGCGCCCTCGGCCTGCACACTACCGTTTCGCGGGTGCAGGGCGGCAAGCTCAAGGCCAAGAAGGAAATCCGCATCGCGGCGCTCTTCAAGGAGGCGGCGCCGGAGTTCCTGCGCATGATCGTCGTGCACGAACTGGCGCACTTCAAGGAATCGGACCACAACAAGGCGTTCTACCAGCTCTGCGAGCACATGCTGCCGGGCTATCACCAATTGGAATTCGACCTGCGGGTGTACCTGACCTGGCGGGACCTGCAACCTCACAAGGAATGA
- a CDS encoding acyltransferase, giving the protein MDIDWVCKHHSDLSKEQLYAILKLRAEVFVVEQNCAYPDVDGLDLEGDTCHLMAWQDNHLVAYLRLLDPHSQNSDVVIGRVIIAPQARGKGLGHTLMEQGLKQAEKHWPGTSISLSAQAHLQGYYGRYGFEAVGVEYLEDGIPHIGMHRP; this is encoded by the coding sequence ATGGATATCGATTGGGTCTGCAAACATCACAGTGACCTGAGCAAGGAACAGCTGTACGCCATCCTCAAATTGCGCGCCGAGGTGTTCGTCGTCGAGCAGAACTGCGCCTATCCCGACGTCGACGGCCTCGACCTGGAAGGCGACACCTGCCACCTGATGGCCTGGCAGGACAACCACCTGGTGGCCTACCTTCGCCTGCTCGATCCGCACTCGCAGAACAGCGACGTGGTGATCGGCCGCGTGATCATCGCGCCGCAGGCACGAGGCAAGGGCCTGGGCCATACGCTGATGGAGCAGGGCCTCAAGCAGGCCGAGAAGCATTGGCCCGGCACGTCGATCTCGTTATCGGCCCAGGCGCATTTGCAGGGGTACTACGGGCGGTATGGGTTCGAGGCGGTGGGGGTGGAATACCTGGAGGATGGGATTCCACACATTGGCATGCACAGGCCTTGA
- a CDS encoding amino acid ABC transporter substrate-binding protein, with translation MPRLHRALALVGLLLLSHNACAQKLRLVADGWPPFTDATLVNGGLATDIVSTALARAGYATDFEQVPWARAMLGIGEGRYDVLINAWYSEERTRIGQFSAEYLLNSVRFIKRKDIPIEYDDLQQLHVYPIAVVRGYAYSKAFDEDPQMQKVPVHSFAMAVRMLAADRVKLTLEDEFVARYYLSRESAKVRNAVEFLPKPLSENSLHILVSLKNPEHEQIVAGFDREIAAMKADGSYERILKQHGM, from the coding sequence ATGCCGCGATTGCATCGAGCTCTTGCTTTGGTCGGGTTGCTGTTGCTGAGCCATAACGCCTGCGCACAAAAGTTGCGCCTGGTCGCCGATGGTTGGCCTCCTTTTACCGACGCCACGCTGGTCAACGGCGGCCTGGCGACCGATATCGTCAGCACGGCCCTGGCGCGGGCGGGGTATGCCACCGACTTCGAGCAGGTGCCCTGGGCCCGGGCCATGCTGGGCATCGGCGAGGGCCGCTACGATGTGTTGATCAACGCCTGGTACAGCGAGGAGCGCACCCGCATCGGCCAATTCTCGGCCGAGTACCTGCTCAACAGCGTGCGTTTCATCAAACGCAAGGACATCCCCATCGAATACGACGACTTGCAGCAACTGCACGTGTATCCGATTGCCGTGGTGCGCGGTTATGCCTACTCCAAGGCATTCGATGAAGACCCGCAGATGCAGAAGGTTCCGGTCCACAGTTTCGCCATGGCGGTGCGCATGTTGGCCGCCGACCGGGTCAAACTGACCTTGGAAGATGAGTTCGTCGCCCGTTACTACCTGTCTCGCGAATCCGCCAAGGTGCGCAACGCCGTGGAGTTTTTGCCCAAGCCGTTGAGCGAAAACAGCCTGCACATCCTGGTCAGCCTGAAGAACCCGGAGCACGAGCAGATCGTGGCGGGGTTCGATCGTGAGATTGCGGCGATGAAGGCCGATGGGAGCTATGAGCGAATATTGAAGCAGCACGGGATGTGA
- a CDS encoding YccS/YhfK family integral membrane protein — protein MSSTSFSQSLRRLWALDKFSYSVRVFIALTGSMGLCWYLDEMALLIPLFLGIIASALAETDDSWQGRLNALVVTLVCFSVAALSVELLFPYPVLFIIALALASFGLTMLGALGERYGAIASATLILSVYTVIGVDQRGGAVTDFWHEPSLLVAGAAWYGLLSVLWHALFSNQPVQQSLARLFRELGRYLKLKSSLLEPIRQLDIEARRLELAQQNGRVVAALNSAKEIILHRVGNGRPGSKVSRYLKLYFLAQDIHERASSSHYPYNALAEAFFHSDVLFRCQRLLRQQGKACQALAESIQLRQPFVYDDTFAEALNDLHASLEHLRIQSNPAWRGLLRSLRALSVNLATMDRLLSDASNPDALADATDSSLLDRSPRNLKDVWLRLRTQFTPTSLLFRHALRLPLALSVGYAVVHMIHPSQGYWIILTTLFVCQPNYGATRRKLGQRIIGTAIGLTVAWALFDLFPNPLVQSCFAIAAGVVFFTNRTTRYTLATAAITIMVLFCFNQVGDGYGLLLPRLFDTLLGSLIAGLAVFLFLPDWQGRRLNKVLANTLTCNSIYLRQIMQQYAAGKSDDLAYRLARRNAHNADAALSTTLANMLMEPGHFRKEADVGFRFLVLSHTLLSYLSGLGAHRGTELPAQVREDLIDGAGVKLATSIDEIALGLASKQPIAVQSDEEEALANALEQMPDEIDEGQRLVQTQLALICRQLGPLRTLAAHLIKETGEA, from the coding sequence ATGTCATCGACCTCGTTTAGCCAATCTCTGCGTCGCCTTTGGGCGTTGGATAAGTTCAGTTATAGCGTGCGGGTGTTCATCGCCCTGACCGGCAGCATGGGGCTGTGCTGGTACCTCGATGAAATGGCCCTGCTGATCCCATTGTTCCTGGGCATCATCGCCAGTGCACTGGCCGAGACCGACGACAGTTGGCAAGGGCGCCTCAACGCGCTGGTCGTCACGCTGGTGTGTTTCAGCGTCGCGGCGCTGTCGGTGGAGTTGCTGTTCCCCTATCCCGTCCTGTTCATCATTGCCCTGGCCCTGGCGAGCTTCGGCCTGACCATGCTCGGTGCCTTGGGCGAACGCTATGGCGCGATTGCCTCGGCCACCTTGATCCTGTCGGTCTATACGGTGATCGGCGTGGACCAACGCGGTGGCGCGGTCACCGACTTCTGGCACGAGCCCTCGCTATTGGTCGCTGGCGCGGCGTGGTACGGCCTGCTCTCGGTGCTGTGGCACGCGCTGTTTTCCAACCAGCCGGTGCAGCAGAGCCTGGCGCGGCTGTTTCGCGAGCTGGGGCGCTACCTGAAGCTCAAGTCGTCGCTGCTCGAACCGATCCGCCAACTGGACATCGAAGCGCGACGCCTGGAACTGGCCCAGCAGAACGGTCGGGTGGTCGCCGCCCTCAACAGCGCCAAGGAGATCATCCTGCACCGCGTTGGCAACGGCCGGCCGGGGTCGAAAGTCAGCCGCTACCTGAAGCTGTACTTCCTGGCCCAGGACATCCACGAGCGCGCCAGCTCGTCTCACTACCCGTACAACGCCCTGGCCGAGGCGTTCTTCCACAGCGACGTGCTGTTCCGCTGCCAGCGCCTCCTGCGCCAGCAAGGCAAGGCTTGCCAGGCCCTGGCCGAATCGATCCAGTTGCGCCAGCCGTTCGTCTACGACGACACCTTCGCCGAAGCCCTCAACGACCTGCACGCCTCCCTGGAGCACCTGCGGATCCAGAGCAATCCGGCCTGGCGCGGTCTGCTGCGGTCGCTGCGGGCGTTGTCGGTGAACCTGGCCACCATGGACCGCCTGCTCAGCGACGCCAGCAACCCCGACGCCCTGGCCGATGCCACCGACAGCAGCCTGCTGGACCGCTCGCCGCGCAACCTCAAGGACGTCTGGCTACGCTTGCGCACCCAGTTCACGCCGACCTCGCTGCTGTTCCGCCATGCCCTGCGCCTGCCCCTGGCCTTGAGCGTCGGTTACGCCGTGGTGCACATGATCCACCCGTCCCAGGGTTACTGGATCATCCTCACCACGTTGTTCGTCTGCCAGCCGAACTACGGCGCCACCCGGCGCAAGCTCGGCCAGCGGATCATCGGCACCGCCATCGGCCTGACCGTGGCCTGGGCATTGTTCGACCTGTTCCCCAACCCACTGGTGCAGTCGTGCTTCGCCATTGCCGCCGGGGTGGTGTTCTTCACCAACCGCACGACCCGCTACACCCTGGCGACGGCAGCGATCACCATCATGGTGCTGTTCTGCTTCAACCAGGTCGGCGATGGCTATGGCCTGCTGCTGCCGCGCCTGTTCGACACCTTGCTCGGCAGCCTGATCGCCGGGCTGGCGGTGTTCCTGTTCCTGCCGGACTGGCAAGGCCGGAGGCTGAACAAGGTGCTGGCCAATACGCTGACCTGCAACAGCATCTACCTGCGCCAGATCATGCAGCAGTACGCCGCCGGCAAAAGTGATGACCTGGCTTATCGCCTGGCCCGACGCAACGCCCATAACGCCGACGCGGCACTGTCCACCACGCTGGCCAACATGCTGATGGAGCCGGGGCATTTCCGTAAGGAAGCCGATGTGGGCTTCCGCTTCCTGGTGCTGTCCCACACCCTGCTCAGCTACCTCTCGGGCCTGGGCGCCCACCGGGGCACCGAGCTGCCGGCGCAGGTGCGCGAAGACCTGATCGACGGGGCGGGAGTGAAGCTGGCGACCAGCATCGATGAAATCGCCCTGGGCCTGGCGAGCAAACAGCCGATTGCGGTGCAAAGTGACGAAGAAGAAGCCCTGGCCAATGCCCTGGAGCAGATGCCCGACGAGATCGACGAAGGCCAGCGGCTGGTGCAAACGCAATTGGCGTTGATCTGCCGTCAGTTGGGGCCATTGCGCACGTTGGCGGCGCATTTGATCAAGGAGACGGGTGAGGCCTGA
- a CDS encoding membrane protein: MRSTEVVIIGAGAAGLMCALTAAARGRQVMLLDHANKAGKKILMSGGGRCNFTNLYTEPANFLSQNPHFCKSALARYTQWDFIALVAKHNVPYHEKKLGQLFCDNKSSDILAMLLDECDQAGVSLHLETSIEHIDKTEGGYQLQTTLGAIGCQSLVIATGGLSIPTLGATGFGYQVARQFGHQLLPTRAGLVPFTITDQLKTLCSELSGTSVDCLVSCNEQSFRENILFTHRGLSGPAILQISSFWTPGDTVQINLLPDHDVPQWLQQQQAERPNSELKTLLGELFTKKMANLLADTWFVSKPMKQYTHAELADIAEKLASWNVVPAGTEGYRTAEVTLGGVDTREVSSKTMESLKSPGLYFIGEVLDVTGHLGGFNFQWAWASGYAAAQYV; encoded by the coding sequence TTGCGCTCTACCGAAGTCGTGATCATTGGCGCTGGCGCCGCAGGCCTGATGTGCGCGTTGACCGCCGCCGCGCGAGGGCGCCAGGTCATGTTGCTGGACCACGCCAACAAGGCCGGCAAGAAAATCCTCATGTCCGGCGGTGGGCGCTGCAACTTCACCAACCTGTACACCGAACCAGCCAACTTCCTCTCGCAGAACCCGCACTTCTGCAAATCGGCCCTGGCCCGCTACACCCAATGGGATTTCATCGCCCTGGTGGCCAAGCACAACGTGCCTTATCACGAGAAGAAACTCGGCCAGCTGTTCTGCGATAACAAGTCCAGCGACATCCTCGCCATGCTGCTGGATGAGTGCGACCAGGCCGGCGTCAGCCTGCACCTGGAAACCTCTATCGAGCACATCGACAAGACCGAAGGTGGCTACCAGTTGCAAACCACCCTCGGCGCCATCGGCTGCCAATCACTGGTGATCGCCACCGGCGGGCTGTCGATTCCGACCCTCGGCGCCACCGGCTTCGGCTATCAAGTGGCCCGGCAGTTCGGCCACCAGTTGCTGCCGACCCGCGCCGGCCTGGTGCCTTTCACCATCACCGACCAACTCAAGACGCTGTGCAGCGAGCTCTCCGGCACCTCGGTGGACTGCCTGGTGAGCTGCAACGAGCAGAGTTTTCGCGAGAACATCCTGTTCACCCATCGCGGCCTGAGCGGCCCGGCGATCCTGCAGATTTCGTCGTTCTGGACGCCTGGGGACACGGTGCAGATCAACCTGCTGCCCGACCATGACGTGCCGCAGTGGCTGCAACAGCAGCAGGCCGAACGCCCCAACAGCGAACTGAAGACCCTGCTCGGCGAGCTCTTCACCAAGAAGATGGCCAACCTGCTGGCCGACACCTGGTTCGTCTCCAAGCCCATGAAGCAATACACCCACGCCGAACTGGCGGACATCGCCGAGAAGCTGGCGAGCTGGAACGTTGTCCCGGCCGGCACCGAGGGCTACCGCACCGCCGAAGTGACCTTGGGCGGCGTCGACACCCGGGAAGTCTCGTCCAAGACCATGGAATCGCTGAAAAGCCCCGGCTTGTACTTCATCGGCGAAGTGCTCGACGTCACCGGGCACTTGGGCGGCTTCAACTTCCAATGGGCCTGGGCCTCGGGCTATGCGGCGGCGCAGTACGTTTGA
- a CDS encoding RNA helicase, producing the protein MTTIATAFNTLPLSAAMLANLESLGYAQMTPIQAQSLPVILKGMDLIAQAKTGSGKTAAFGIGLLNPINPRFFGCQALVMCPTRELADQVAKEIRRLARAEDNIKVLTLCGGVSFGPQIASLEHGAHIIVGTPGRIQQHLRKGSLVLDGLNTLVLDEADRMLDMGFYDAIEDIIQQTPERRQTLLFSATYPVGIKQLSSKFMRDPQQVKAEALHSDAQIEQRFYEIAPEERMDAVVKVLAHFRPASCVAFCFTKQQVQETVDHLTSKGISAVGLHGDLEQRDRDQVLAMFANRSTSVLVATDVAARGLDIDALNMVINVELARDSEIHIHRVGRTGRAGETGIAISLVAPSEAHRAQAIEQLQKAPLNWDQLDNLKPQGGGPLLPAMSTLCIAAGRKDKVRPGDILGALTGEAGIPGAQVGKIAIFDFQAYVAVERGIAKQALKRLNEGKIKGRSLRVRIL; encoded by the coding sequence GTGACCACCATTGCCACCGCTTTTAATACTTTGCCGCTGTCCGCCGCCATGCTGGCTAACCTCGAATCACTCGGTTATGCCCAGATGACGCCGATCCAGGCGCAGAGCTTGCCGGTGATCCTCAAGGGCATGGACCTGATCGCCCAGGCCAAGACCGGCAGCGGCAAGACCGCGGCCTTCGGCATCGGCCTGCTGAACCCGATCAACCCGCGCTTCTTCGGTTGCCAGGCGCTGGTGATGTGCCCGACCCGTGAGCTGGCCGACCAGGTGGCCAAGGAAATCCGCCGCCTGGCTCGCGCCGAGGACAACATCAAGGTCCTGACCCTGTGCGGTGGCGTGTCCTTCGGCCCGCAGATCGCCTCCCTGGAACACGGCGCCCATATCATCGTCGGCACGCCGGGACGTATCCAGCAGCACCTGCGCAAGGGTTCGCTGGTGCTCGACGGCCTCAACACGCTGGTCCTCGACGAAGCCGACCGCATGCTCGACATGGGCTTCTACGACGCCATCGAGGACATCATCCAGCAGACCCCGGAACGCCGCCAGACGCTGCTGTTCTCCGCCACCTACCCGGTGGGCATCAAGCAATTGTCGTCCAAGTTCATGCGTGACCCGCAGCAGGTGAAAGCCGAGGCGCTGCACTCCGATGCACAGATCGAGCAGCGCTTCTACGAGATCGCCCCAGAAGAGCGCATGGACGCGGTGGTCAAGGTGCTCGCGCATTTCCGCCCGGCGTCCTGCGTGGCGTTCTGCTTCACCAAGCAGCAGGTCCAGGAAACCGTCGACCATCTGACGTCCAAGGGCATTTCCGCGGTCGGCCTGCACGGCGACCTGGAGCAGCGCGACCGTGACCAGGTGCTGGCGATGTTCGCCAACCGCAGCACCTCGGTGCTGGTGGCCACCGACGTGGCGGCCCGTGGCCTGGACATCGATGCGCTGAACATGGTGATCAACGTCGAACTGGCCCGGGATTCGGAAATCCATATCCACCGCGTCGGCCGCACCGGTCGCGCCGGCGAAACCGGGATCGCCATCAGCCTGGTCGCACCGTCCGAAGCCCACCGCGCCCAGGCCATCGAGCAGCTGCAGAAGGCGCCGTTGAACTGGGACCAGCTGGACAATCTCAAGCCCCAGGGTGGCGGCCCGCTGCTGCCGGCCATGAGCACCTTGTGCATCGCCGCCGGCCGCAAGGACAAGGTCCGCCCCGGCGACATCCTCGGCGCCCTGACCGGCGAGGCCGGCATCCCTGGCGCCCAGGTCGGCAAGATCGCGATTTTCGACTTCCAGGCCTACGTGGCCGTGGAACGCGGCATCGCCAAGCAGGCCCTCAAGCGCCTGAATGAAGGCAAGATCAAGGGCCGCTCGTTGCGGGTGCGGATCCTCTGA
- a CDS encoding EmrB/QacA subfamily drug resistance transporter has translation MPNRAPLDATTARWLPWVVAIAFFMQSLDGTILNTALPAMASDLAENPLRMQGVIIAYMLTVALLIPASGWIADRFGTKKIFFGAILLFSFGSLLCALSSSLSMLIGARVIQGLGGALMLPVGRLVVLRAYPRSELVRIMGFITIPGLLGPLIGPTMGGWMVQYLTWHWIFIINLPVGVIGCYAVWKFIPDLRGSERTRFDGLGFLLFGAAMVLITIAMEGLGELHLPHLRVMLLLFGGMACLAAYWLRAGHIENPLFAPSLFKTRTFAVGILGNLFARLGSGALPFLVPLLLQVALGYSPSQAGMSMLPLAAAAMVAKSVARPLIERLGYRIVLTGNTLALGVMLASMGLVSEQTPYWLLLAQLAVLGAINSLQFTAMNTVTLIDLDDASASSGNSLLSVVAQLSLSLGVACAGALLGGFTAQVGNDGVETVLGAFQLTFVTVGIMAMLAATIFSQLSREDGRRVKRPDEHIEH, from the coding sequence ATGCCCAACCGCGCACCGCTCGACGCCACCACCGCCCGCTGGCTTCCGTGGGTGGTGGCGATCGCTTTCTTCATGCAGTCCCTCGACGGGACCATCCTCAACACCGCCCTGCCCGCCATGGCCAGCGACCTGGCCGAAAACCCGCTGCGCATGCAGGGTGTGATCATCGCCTACATGCTCACGGTGGCGCTGCTGATCCCGGCCTCGGGCTGGATCGCCGATCGTTTCGGCACCAAGAAGATCTTCTTCGGGGCGATCCTGCTGTTCAGCTTCGGCTCGTTGCTGTGCGCCCTGTCGAGTTCGTTGAGCATGCTGATCGGCGCCCGGGTGATCCAGGGCCTGGGCGGCGCGCTGATGCTGCCGGTCGGCCGGCTCGTGGTGCTGCGGGCGTATCCGCGCTCCGAGCTGGTGCGGATCATGGGCTTCATCACCATTCCCGGCCTGCTCGGCCCGCTGATCGGCCCGACCATGGGCGGTTGGATGGTGCAGTACCTGACCTGGCACTGGATCTTCATCATCAACCTGCCGGTCGGCGTGATCGGTTGCTACGCGGTGTGGAAGTTCATTCCCGACCTGCGCGGCAGCGAGCGCACGCGGTTCGACGGCCTGGGCTTCCTGCTGTTCGGCGCGGCGATGGTGCTGATCACCATTGCCATGGAAGGCCTCGGTGAACTGCACTTGCCGCACTTGCGAGTCATGTTGCTGCTGTTCGGTGGCATGGCCTGCCTGGCGGCGTACTGGCTGCGGGCCGGGCACATCGAAAACCCGCTGTTCGCACCGTCGCTGTTCAAGACCCGGACCTTCGCCGTGGGCATCCTGGGCAACCTGTTCGCGCGCCTGGGCAGCGGTGCCCTGCCGTTCCTGGTGCCGTTGCTCTTGCAAGTGGCCCTGGGGTACTCACCGTCCCAGGCAGGAATGAGCATGCTGCCCCTGGCGGCCGCCGCCATGGTCGCCAAGTCCGTGGCCCGCCCGCTGATCGAGCGCCTGGGCTATCGCATCGTGCTGACCGGCAACACCCTGGCCCTGGGCGTGATGCTGGCGAGCATGGGCCTGGTCAGCGAACAGACGCCGTACTGGCTGTTGCTCGCGCAACTGGCGGTGCTGGGGGCGATCAACTCGCTGCAATTCACTGCGATGAACACCGTGACCCTGATCGACCTGGACGACGCCAGCGCCAGCAGCGGCAACAGCCTGCTGTCGGTGGTGGCGCAACTGTCCCTGAGCCTCGGCGTCGCCTGCGCCGGCGCCCTGCTCGGCGGCTTTACCGCCCAGGTGGGCAACGATGGCGTGGAGACCGTGTTGGGTGCGTTCCAGTTGACGTTCGTGACGGTGGGTATCATGGCGATGCTGGCGGCGACGATTTTCTCTCAACTGTCTCGTGAAGACGGGCGACGGGTGAAGCGGCCGGATGAGCATATCGAGCACTGA